DNA from Archaeoglobaceae archaeon:
GGGAAAGGCTTTACCCTGAGTTGAAAAGGCTTTGGGAACAAGACATTTACGCCAACCTTTCGGAGTTAGCCTTCACGGAAGAAGAGGCACGGCAACTTCGCTGGATTTATTTAGACATGGTGGAAGATGCGGTCATATTGTTTGACCGTGATGGTTTTTTGGAAGGCATGTTGAACCTTTTAAGGAAGCGTTTGCAGGAACTGGGTGCGCAGCGGAGAAATTTAGGCAAAGTTCGTTATTGGGTTTTAAAGCCCGACCTTAAGCCTGGCGAGGTGGTGGAACTTTGAAAAACAAAGAAGGCGCAAATTTGATGCTTGCAAGGGCAAAGGCTATTCTTGAAGAAGCGATAAACATGCGTACAAAGGGTCTTTGGAATCTGGCTGTTAGGCGAAGTCAAGAAGCCGTAGAGTTGGCATTGAAAAGCGCCTTAGTGTGGGTTGGGATTCAGCCTCCACGAGTGCACGATGTAGGACCGGCGCTTAGGGAAAATGCTGGGATGTTTCCGAAAGAATTTGCCCAATATATCCCGAAGTTAGCATCCATCTCACGCACCTTGAGGGCTGAAAGGGAATTAAGCATGTATGGTGACGAAGAAAGCGGTGTGCAGCCAGAAGCCCTTTACTCCGATGAAGATGCCCAGAATGCGATAGAAAAAGCCAAATTTGTCTTGGAACAGTGTGAGAAGTTGTTGGTAGGTGATAGATGATGGAGTTAATTATTAAGCCCGTTGATGTTTGGCTCTTCCGCGATGGTCGCCCGTTTTCGGCGGGAGAAGACCACGATGCTGCGACGATTTTCCCGCCGACACCTTTCACCTTGCAGGGTGCAATCAGGACCAAAGTGCTTGTTGACAAAGGCGTTGATTTTACGCAATTCAAATCGCTTGACTTAGATGTCGGCTATGGCGATAAATTCGGCAAGTTGCGTTTGATAGGACCGATGCTTGCGCGCAAAAGGCAAGATAAGTGGGAAAGACTCATCCCAGTGCCCGTGGATTTAATGGAAGTCAGAGTAGAAGATGATATGAAAAGGATTGAGGAGAGGTTCATTTTGCTCAAGCCAAAAACAGACTTGTCTTTCAAAACGAATTTGCCCGAAAGACTTCAATTGCTTTGGGCGGAAGTGAAGAGCGAACTTCTGAGCAAACTGAAAGATTTGAATTGGAGGTTAGAAGAAGCAAAAGGCTGGCTTCCAGAAAGCGAATGGGCAAGATATTTGCAAGGCGAAGCGCCGAAGCAAGTTGTAAACAACGACTCCCTTTTCGCCCTCGAACCCCGTTTCGGCATTGCTATTGACAGAAGCAAGCGCATAACGCAAACGCAGATGCTTTACCGAGCAACTTTTGTGCGGTTGAGATATGGCGTGGCGCTTTGGGCAAAGGTTGAAGGTGTGAATTTGCAAAGTAAAGAAGGTTTTCTGCGATTTGGTGGCGAAGGGCGAAGCGCAATTTATGAAGCAGTTGAGCCATTGCCGAGTTTGGCAAGTTACATGCCGAAGTTGGAGAAGCAGTCCGGAGTTGTGCGGTTTAAAGTCGTGCTGATTTCACCTGCGTGGTTTTCCGGCGGCTGGCAACCTAAAGATGGTGATTGGAGCAAGATTTTCGGTGCACCTGTTCGGCTGATCGCTGCAGCCATTCCGCGAGCGCAGAAGTTTGGTGGGTTTGATATGGCAAGAAACGAACCGAAGCCTATTCGCAACTTCGTCTCAGCTGGTTCGGTTTACTTTTTTGAAGCTAATGAACTACCAAAACTTGACGAAAACTTTGCGTTCACCGAAACACCCGACGAAGTGCGTCAACAGAACAATGGCAAAAACGCATGGGCAAATATTGGTTTTGGTAAAGTTTTAATTGGGAGGTGGTAATATGTTTGAGAAGGCCGCGATTTTGTTTCTATATTGCGAAACTCCCTTGCATGCGGGTAGCGGAAGTAGTATGAGTATCGTTGATTTGCCAATCCAACGGGAAAGAATTACGAATTTACCCATAATTCAAGCTTCAAGCCTGAAAGGTGTGCTGAGGGCTGAAGCAAAGCGCATTCTTGAGCAACGGAATGACCCGCAAGCAAACGACAAAGTTCAGGCGTTGTTTGGTCCGGAAACTCAAAGGGCACACGAATATGCAGGTTGTGTTAGTCCGCATGATGCAAGAGTTTTACTCTTCCCTGTCCGCTCGCTTGTTGGTGTTTTTGCATGGACGACTTGCCCATTCGTGCTTGAAAGGTTCAAGCGGGAAGCAACTGCTGCGGGAATGCAAGTTCCTTGGCAAGTTCCAGTGCCAGAGAACAGCAATCAAGCATTGGTTGTCAACGGAAGCGAAGTCAAAATTGAGGACAAAGTTGTGCTTGAGGAGTTTGCTTTTGACGCAAAAGAAGACAAGGAAGCAAAAAAGATTGCCGAGTGGATCAGGGACAATGCTCTGCCCAAAAGCGAAGAATACCAGCAATGGCGCGAGTGGTTGCCGAAGCGTTTTGTGATTTTACCCGACGATGCCTTCCGAGATTTCACACAGATGGCGACAGAAGTTATTACTCGTATCCGGATCGAGCAAGAGAAAAAGACTGTTGCCGAAGGTGCGTTGTGGACGGAAGAACATTTGCCGAGTGAAACTTTGCTTTATGCGCCGATTTTTGTAAGCAAACCGTTAGCACCAAATGCTAAAAACTTAGGATTGACAAATGCTGACGATGCTCTGAAGTTACTTTCGAAATTGAAACTTGACCGCTTACAAATTGGCGGCGATGAAACTGTTGGACGGGGAATTGTAAAAGTTCGGCTCTATTGTGGAGGTGAAAAATGATGCAATCGATGAGGACACTGGAACAGGAACGGGCGAGATATGCGTGGCAGTGCATTCAGCACTGTCTTGACCATGCTATTGAAGGATTGCGGGCGAGGATTGCTGAAGAAAGGAACGAAAAAAACCGTGAAGAACTCCAAAGGCGCCTAAAAACTTTGCAATCCGAAGAAGGAGGCAAAAACTGGAAAAAGGGATATGGCTCACTTGCTCGCAAGGTCCCATCACTCATTTTGACAAATGGTTTGGGGCAAACTCTGGCTTTTTTGAAGGCGAAAGGAAAAGGCGACCCCTCTGATGAACATGAAGTGTTTTATCAACACATCTCGAATTGGCTGAAGCAACGATTGAGACTCGAAGACGATCTGCTTGAATGGATCGTCAACTCCGCTAACAGCCAGCAATATCGCATTACCACGATGGAAGCTTTGGCGTTTTTGCAATGGCTCAAGCGTTTCGCTGAGGCAATTTTGCCGAAAGGTGAGGAGTGATGGGAAGAAGGCAACCTAAAAACCGCAGGGTTCGTGAACAGCAACAACAAGCGATACGCTTACCTTTGCCATCCGATACAGTTAGGGTTGCCGATAGTGGCAATCGCTGTGAAAACATTGGTTTGTGGCTTGACAAATTTTTGACAGTCAACGAAAAATGGGAACTGACGCAGGATGCAAAACAGCGGAAAAAGGTTTTTGAGTTAGCACAGCAACAAAAACTTCGTGAAATTTTAAATTTCCTGAAACAGCGCCACAAAGCACTACTGCAATGGTATCGGCAACGGGGCTTTGAAGTTCGCCAATTTGAAGCAAAGCCTGCTTGGCGCTTCGTCGTCGGTCTGGGGGCAGCGCATGTTTTGGAGACAAGCATGACACTCCATCGCATCTTTGGCTTGCCAATTATCCCTGCAAGTGGGTTAAAGGGGGCAGCAAGAGCGTATGCGCAATTAATTGAAGGCAAAAGCGAAAACGACCCAGAGTTCGTCGCAATCTTCGGCACAACGAAGCAGACAGGTAAAATCGTGTTTTTGGATGCTGTGCCAATTGAAGCACCCAAGTTTGAACTTGACATCATGAATCCGCACTTTCCCGATTACTATCGCACTAAGGGCAAAGAAGCACCGTCAGATTGGCAATCGCCAAAGCCAGTATTTTTCCTGACCGTAAGTGAAATAAATTACTTGTTCGCAATTGCCGCTCGCACAAATGATGCTAATGACTTACTCCTCACAGCCGAAGAGTGGCTTAAAGGTGCATTGAGAGAACTTGGCATTGGTGCGAAAACGAGTGCTAACTATGGCTATTGGGATGTATGAAGGCAATATC
Protein-coding regions in this window:
- a CDS encoding HEPN domain-containing protein — its product is MKNKEGANLMLARAKAILEEAINMRTKGLWNLAVRRSQEAVELALKSALVWVGIQPPRVHDVGPALRENAGMFPKEFAQYIPKLASISRTLRAERELSMYGDEESGVQPEALYSDEDAQNAIEKAKFVLEQCEKLLVGDR
- the cmr6 gene encoding type III-B CRISPR module RAMP protein Cmr6; amino-acid sequence: MGRRQPKNRRVREQQQQAIRLPLPSDTVRVADSGNRCENIGLWLDKFLTVNEKWELTQDAKQRKKVFELAQQQKLREILNFLKQRHKALLQWYRQRGFEVRQFEAKPAWRFVVGLGAAHVLETSMTLHRIFGLPIIPASGLKGAARAYAQLIEGKSENDPEFVAIFGTTKQTGKIVFLDAVPIEAPKFELDIMNPHFPDYYRTKGKEAPSDWQSPKPVFFLTVSEINYLFAIAARTNDANDLLLTAEEWLKGALRELGIGAKTSANYGYWDV
- the cmr5 gene encoding type III-B CRISPR module-associated protein Cmr5; the encoded protein is MQSMRTLEQERARYAWQCIQHCLDHAIEGLRARIAEERNEKNREELQRRLKTLQSEEGGKNWKKGYGSLARKVPSLILTNGLGQTLAFLKAKGKGDPSDEHEVFYQHISNWLKQRLRLEDDLLEWIVNSANSQQYRITTMEALAFLQWLKRFAEAILPKGEE
- a CDS encoding nucleotidyltransferase domain-containing protein is translated as MATSISERLRQLAEKYVQIAAEVLGDNLISIALFGSVARGEATETSDIDLFVVCRQLPNGVFKRHELLEPIRERLYPELKRLWEQDIYANLSELAFTEEEARQLRWIYLDMVEDAVILFDRDGFLEGMLNLLRKRLQELGAQRRNLGKVRYWVLKPDLKPGEVVEL
- the cmr3 gene encoding type III-B CRISPR module-associated protein Cmr3; translated protein: MMELIIKPVDVWLFRDGRPFSAGEDHDAATIFPPTPFTLQGAIRTKVLVDKGVDFTQFKSLDLDVGYGDKFGKLRLIGPMLARKRQDKWERLIPVPVDLMEVRVEDDMKRIEERFILLKPKTDLSFKTNLPERLQLLWAEVKSELLSKLKDLNWRLEEAKGWLPESEWARYLQGEAPKQVVNNDSLFALEPRFGIAIDRSKRITQTQMLYRATFVRLRYGVALWAKVEGVNLQSKEGFLRFGGEGRSAIYEAVEPLPSLASYMPKLEKQSGVVRFKVVLISPAWFSGGWQPKDGDWSKIFGAPVRLIAAAIPRAQKFGGFDMARNEPKPIRNFVSAGSVYFFEANELPKLDENFAFTETPDEVRQQNNGKNAWANIGFGKVLIGRW
- the cmr4 gene encoding type III-B CRISPR module RAMP protein Cmr4; amino-acid sequence: MFEKAAILFLYCETPLHAGSGSSMSIVDLPIQRERITNLPIIQASSLKGVLRAEAKRILEQRNDPQANDKVQALFGPETQRAHEYAGCVSPHDARVLLFPVRSLVGVFAWTTCPFVLERFKREATAAGMQVPWQVPVPENSNQALVVNGSEVKIEDKVVLEEFAFDAKEDKEAKKIAEWIRDNALPKSEEYQQWREWLPKRFVILPDDAFRDFTQMATEVITRIRIEQEKKTVAEGALWTEEHLPSETLLYAPIFVSKPLAPNAKNLGLTNADDALKLLSKLKLDRLQIGGDETVGRGIVKVRLYCGGEK